A single window of Sulfitobacter sp. JL08 DNA harbors:
- a CDS encoding TRAP transporter small permease, translated as MALAINAERRAGRVIDMIARLFAYIGGFILVAMALVTVVSIVGRALLSFGLSPVRGDYELVANGCALAVFCFLPYCQLKRGHVTVDIVTSMFPPRAQAIFGLIGDLLITLAAIIMMRQLWFGFGEKFPYGSDALRDTLGMGYKPFFAETTYELEISVWIPYGLALIGAGLFVIVSLYTVWRSLNWVSAGREGAV; from the coding sequence ATGGCGCTAGCAATCAACGCTGAACGGCGCGCGGGCCGCGTGATCGACATGATCGCACGCCTGTTTGCCTATATCGGCGGCTTTATTCTGGTGGCGATGGCGCTGGTCACGGTCGTTTCGATTGTCGGGCGGGCGCTTTTGTCGTTCGGATTGTCACCTGTACGGGGCGACTACGAACTGGTGGCCAATGGCTGCGCGCTGGCCGTTTTCTGTTTTCTGCCATACTGCCAGTTGAAACGGGGCCATGTGACGGTGGATATCGTCACCTCAATGTTTCCGCCACGCGCGCAGGCCATATTCGGCCTGATCGGCGATCTGCTGATCACGCTGGCCGCAATCATCATGATGCGCCAGTTGTGGTTCGGTTTCGGCGAAAAATTCCCCTATGGCAGCGATGCTCTGCGCGACACTTTGGGAATGGGGTACAAACCGTTCTTTGCCGAAACGACCTATGAACTCGAAATTTCGGTGTGGATTCCCTATGGTCTGGCGCTGATCGGGGCCGGCCTGTTCGTGATCGTGTCGCTTTACACGGTGTGGCGCAGCCTGAACTGGGTCAGCGCCGGACGCGAGGGCGCGGTATGA